The Passer domesticus isolate bPasDom1 unplaced genomic scaffold, bPasDom1.hap1 HAP1_SCAFFOLD_232, whole genome shotgun sequence DNA window CGTCAGCCGCGCCTGATCGATGAGGCTTTTCGGGTCGCGTGGGAGAGGGCCCCCGGCGGGCCGGCTCTCTGCCGGGGCTTCTCTGTCATGGGGAAGCCACGGCGGGGGTCCGGTGATCGGGCAGGGCGGTCTCCTTTCCAGTTCGCTTCCCGTCGCAGGCGAGGTGTCGCCCCTCCCGCTGCCGGGGAAGGGCGTCTTTACCGTCCCCAGCTGTGTGACAGCCGCGTGGCCCCGCGAGCCTTCAGGTGTCCTTAAAAACCACGAGAGGTGTCGGTGCCGGCCCCGGTCCGGGAAAAGCGCCCCGTGGGTGCCGGTCGCGAGCAGCGCCGGGCGGCGGTGCGGCTGGAGCTGAGCCGAGAGAGAGCCGAGAGAAGAGAGGGCGAAAGGACGAGAACCGATGGGGTGCGGACGGGGGAAAGAGCCCGATCCGCGAGCGTGCACCGCACGCCGCTCCTTTGCCGTTCCGCCGCCTGCTGCAGAGCGAGCCGCCCCGGCTGCAAGGGGCCTCGGTGTCCGGGCCGCGCCCGCCTCGACGGGTCGCTGTCTCCTCTAGCACGTCCGGAGCTTACCGCGTGGCCCGGCGGGGGGCCGCGCCGGACGGGGCTCGCTCCCtgagcggccccgctcggcccaGCCTCGCCGGCGGCCGGTCGCTCGCTCCCTGAGCGGCCGGTCGGCGGGCGGGCCGGCTTTGGGGGCGGGTCAGCCCCGGCCGAGTGCCGTCCCGCGCGTCGCGCGCGTCGACTTTCGAGCGCGAGGCCGAGTCTCTCTCGAGTGGGGCGCGGGCCCCGAGAGAAGAGAAAGcccagagagagggaaggaaggcacgAAGGcgagagagagcgagagagaggcTCGCGCCGTCCGCCTAATCCGAAGCTGCGCAGCGGTCCCGGCTCCTTGCCCGCGGCGTCGCGGGAAGGGCCGGCCGCCGGGGTCGGCCGTCGCCGAGGGGGAGCCCCGCAGGCGGCGCGCCCGTTCCCCGCCCCAGGCGCCGCCGGGCCGCGATGtcgccggccggccggccggccgccgccggcgcCCGTCGCCGCCATGCCGCCGCCGTCGCGTCCGCGATGCCGCTCCCGCGGGTCGGAGCGGCGAAAGAGCCGGGGCGGTCAGGGTTGGCGGGGCGTTCGCCGGTGGGCCGGGCCGCGTCGGCGGGCCggcgcgccgcgccgccgcggtGGCGCCGCCGTGGGTGGCGGCTACCTGGTTGATCCTGCCAGTAGCATATGCTTGTCTCAAAGCTTAAGCCATGCATGTCTAAGTACACACGGGCGGTACAGTGAAACTGCGAATGGCTCATTAAATCAGTTATGGTTCCTTTGGTCGCTCCTCTCCCGCTCCTTGGATAACTGTGGTAATTCTAGAGCTAATACATGCCGACGAGCGCCGACCTCCGGGGACGCGTGCATTTATCAGACCAAAACCAACCCGGGCCCGCCCGGCAGCTTTGGTGACTCTAGATAACCTCGAGCCGATCGCACGCCCCCGCGGCGGCGACGACCCATTCGAATGTCTGCCCTATCAACTTTCGATGGTACTGTCTGTGCCTACCATGGTGACCACGGGTGACGGGGAATCAGGGTTCGATTCCGGAGAGGGAGCCTGAGAAACGGCTACCACATCCAAGGAAGGCAGCAGGCGCGCAAATTACCCACTCCCGACCCGGGGAGGTAGTGACGAAAAATAACAATACAGGACTCTTTCGAGGCCCTGTAATTGGAATGAGCGCACTTTAAATCCTTGAGCGAGGATCCATTGGAGGGCAAGTCTGGTGCCAGCAGCCGCGGTAATTCCAGCTCCAATAGCGTATCTTAAAGTTGCTGCAGTTAAAAAGCTCGTAGTTGGATCTTGGGATCGAGCTGGCGGTCCGCCGCGAGGCGAGCCAccgcctgtcccagcccctgcctctcgGCGCCCCCTCGATGCTCTTAGCTGAGTGTCCCGCGGGGCCCGAAGCGTTTACTTTGAGAAAATTAGAGTGTTCAAAGCAGGCCGGCCGCCGGCATACTGCAGCTAGGAATAATGGAATAGGACTCCGGttctattttgttggttttcggAAACGGGGCCATGATTAAGAGGGACGGCCGGGGGCATTCGTATTGTGCCGCTAGAGGTGAAATTCTTGGACCGGCGCAAGACGGCCTAGAGCGAAAGCATTTGCcaagaatgttttcattaatcAAGAACGAAAGTCGGAGGTTCGAAGACGATCAGATACCGTCGTAGTTCCGACCATAAACGATGCCGACTGGCGATCCGGCGGCGTTATTCCCATGACCCGCCGGGCAGCTCCCGGGAAACCCAAGTCTTTGGGTTCCGGGGGGAGTATGGTTGCAAAGCTGAAACTTAAAGGAATTGACGGAAGGGCACCACCAGGAGTGGAGCCTGCGGCTTAATTTGACTCAACACGGGAAACCTCACCCGGCCCGGACACGGACAGGATTGACAGATTGAGAGCTCTTTCTCGATTCCGTGGGTGGTGGTGCATGGCCGTTCTTAGTTGGTGGAGCGATTTGTCTGGTTAATTCCGATAACGAACGAGACTCTGGCATGCTAACTAGTTACGCGACCCCCGAGCGGTCGGCGTCCAACTTCTTAGAGGGACAAGTGGCGTTCAGCCACCCGAGATTGAGCAATAACAGGTCTGTGATGCCCTTAGATGTCCGGGGCCGCACGCGCGCTACACTGACTGGCTCAGCTTGTGCCTACCCTCCGCCGGCAGGCGCGGGTAACCCGTTGAACCCCATTCGTGATGGGGATCGGGGATTGCAATTCTTCCCCGTGAACGAGGAATTCCCAGTAAGTGCGGGTCATAAGCTCGCGTTGATTAAGTCCCTGCCCTTTGTACACACCGCCCGTCGCTACTACCGATTGGATGGTTTAGTGAGGTCCTCGGATCGGCCCCGGCGGGGTCGGCCACGGCCCTGCCGGAGTGTCGAGAAGACGGTCGAACTTGACTATCTAGAGGAAGTAAAAGTCGTAACAAGGTTTCCGTAGGTGAACCTGCGGAAGGATCATTACCGGTTGGGGGCTGGCGCCCGCCGCGTTTGCCGTGCCGTCCGGCCGGTGGCGCGCGCGCGGCGTCCACGCACGCCCGCTCCGTTTCGCTCGCTCGGCCCCCGGCCGCCGGCCTCGGTCGGCCCCGGGGGCCACACGCCCTTCCCGACGGCGCGGCGGCTCGTTGGCCGAGCCCGCCGCGCGccgcgcgccgcagccccaGAGAGAAGGAGATGGAGGCGCGCGGcaccccccagcccggggcggGGTCGCGGACGGGGGGAAGGAGCCGCTCGGCGCGGCGAAGCGTCGCGCGTGCCCGGCACCGTGCGCGCGGGCGGGGCTCTCCCCGCGCTACACCGCGCGTCGCGACCGGGCCTCGAAGCGCGGCGCGCTcgtcgccgccgccgcggctgcTTTCCTCCCCGCCCTCCCCCGGCTTGCGCCGGTCTGCCGCCGGTCCGTCCCCGCCGGAGGGTGGCGGGGCGGCCGGCCCCGAGCCTTCGGCCGCCGCGGCCGGCGCCGCCGAACGCCGGTCGCCGGTGCGCACGCGGGCGCCCGAGCCCGGCTCTCTCCTCTCGGTGCGCGAGAGCCGCCCGGGTGCCGGGAGGGAGGGGTGCTCGGCACGGCCCCTCCCGGAGGCGCGCCGGCCCCCGCCCTCGCTCCTTCGCCCGTCGAGCGACGGCCGGCCGTCCGGCCGTCGCACTCGTCGGCGGCCGATGGCGACCGGCGAGGGACCGGGTGGCGAGGCCGCCTTCGGGGCCCGGAGGAGGCGGCTCCTCCGGCCCTTCCCGCACCGGGGAGCGGGCCTTTCGCCGGCCGGCGAAATCCCGCTCTCGGGCCCAGCGGCCCCTCGCGCAGCGGAGGAACTCCAAGGGCCGAGCCCCCGGGCGTTCCGGGGCGCGTGCGCGCTCCCCTCGCGTGCGACCCGCCGCCGGGCtggtgcggcggcggcggcggcggtggcggcttCGGTCGTCCCGTCGCCGGCGCCGCGGCCTCCCGGCGGGGTCGGCCGAGCGTGCTCGGTGGTCGGGCCGCGTCTCCGCGCCGGCGGGGCGGCCCGAGCCGCGGTCGTCCTCTCGGGCGCAGCGCCGGGCTACTGAGGGAGACCCCGGGCCCCGAGAAGGACGCCGCGGTGGTGGCGGCAGATGTCGGGCGCGCCCCCGCCGGTGGACGCTCCcccgagggcggcagcgggAGAGGCACCCCGGCGGGGCCATGCAGGTCGTCTCCCTCGCCCCAGGGCCAGGTACCTAGCGCTCCGCGCCTCGGCGGGTCCCCAGGTTCCCTCGGCGTCGTCAAACGCCGCGGGGGCCGAaaggggcccgccgggccgggcggcggttTAAAGACTCGGGCGGCTCGGCGCGccccgccgcggcggcggcggcggtgccggcggcggcagGCGTGCGCCGGGCGGTGGCGCGGCGCCACTGAGGGGTGGGGAGCCGCTCCCGCCGATCCCCTGCGGTGGTGTCCGTTGCCACCGgccgcgcgcccgccgccgccgtcgTCTCCGCCGCGCGCGCGGGCGGCGGGTaaccgcgccgcgccggggagGGGCGCCCTGCCCCCCCCTCTCTGCGGCCCGGCCTCGGCGGAGAGGCCGCGGCGCGCGGTCgtgccgcggggccggccgACCCGCTCCCCTCGAAACCGGGGCGATGCCGGCAGAGAGCGCGcgctctctgcctttcctcagccGCGGGGTTGCGGCCGCCGGCGCCCGCCGCGCTCTCTCCTTGGCCGCTCTCTCCTTGGCGCGGCCGTGCCTCTCCCCTCGACGGCCTTCTCCTCGAACGCACCGGCGGCGCCGTCCGCCGGACGTCCCCGGCCCGACCGCCCCCCCACCCCGTCTGGGGCGAGCGCTCGGCGGTGCCTCCGTCGGCGGAGGCCCGCGAGCGCGGGCGGCCCCGTGCCGAGCGGCGGCGTCGCCGCTCGGCGAGTGTCCCCCCCTCCCGCccgggggggcgggggcggcctgCCGGGCGGCGCCCTCCGGCGCCGTCGGCCGTCCCGGCCCGGGCCTCACCCGTCGCGTTCCCGTCGCCCTTCCCGGCCGCGTGTGGGCCGAAGGGAGGGCGTGCGGGCAGCCGCGGGGGCGCTTCCCCGCCCGGTCTCCGCGTGGGAGCGCGGCGAGCGGGCGTTGCCCCCCGGCTCGGCGCCGTACGCCTTCCGCCGGGCGCGTGCCCGGGGGAAGGGGCCCCGACGGCGCGACGCGGCTGCGGtgggcccggcagggcggccgcggcggcggcgggtccgccgcccggccggcctCGGGCACCCGCGGCGCCGGCTCGGGTCTCGGTGGCGTCCGCCTCCGGCACCGGCGACGGGGTGCGGCCGCCGGTCGCTGGCCTTTCCGACGGGAGCGGTTCCCGCGGGGGGCGCGCCGGCGGTGCGGTCGTCGGCGCGTGCCGTCTCGAGCGTTGCAAGGCCGCTGGGGAGAGCCGGCCGCGCCGCGGCGCGGCGAAGGGGAGCCGGCGCGTGCGGGGGCCGACGGCCGTCGTGCCCCCGGCCGCGTGTGCGTGTGTGTCGTCCCGTGCAATCGAGGTCGGGCGGGCCGCCGTGCCCCCCGCGGTCCGTCGCGCGCCGTGCTGGCCCTCCGCGCGGAGGCCGGGCCGAGCCCGGGCGCCTGGGCCGCCTCCGAAGAACGGCACACGAGGCGGCGTCTCCCTTTGCGGGGGGAGGCGGTCGGGGGCGCGGGTCCCCCCGCCTTTTCGCCGGCCTTCGGAGCGTTCCgtgggcctttttttttttttttcctccgttTGTTTGTGCTCGTACGGTCGAAGCCAGGCCGCGCGCCCGCGCGTCCTCGGCGCAAGAGAAAGGGGCCGCTCGGCGTGAGCGGTCCCGGCCCCTCCGCGCGTGCGGGGTCGGTGCCGAAAGCCAGACAACTCTTAGCGGTGGATCACTCGGCTCGTGCGTCGATGAAGAACGCAGCTAGCTGCGAGAATTAATGTGAATTGCAGGACACATTGATCATCGACACTTCGAACGCACTTGCGGCCCCGGGTTCCTCCCGGGGCTACGCCTGTCTGAGCGTCGCTTGACGATCAATCGCCGTCCGGGGGCCACCCCGGCGGCGCGGCTGGGGTCGCCTCGCAGGCCCGTTGCCCGCggtgggcggcggcggcggcggccggccggTGCCCGGAGGGAAGGCGGTAGGGGCGCGGCGAGGGGAGCGGTTCCCCTCGGCGGCCTCGATCCTTTCCCTGCGGCCCGGCGGGCGTCGTCGCGGTCGCGGTCGGCCGCGCAGGGCCTTCGTCCCCCTAAATGCAGACTCGGGGAGCGCTCCGTAGCTCCCCGCTCCCGGAGCGAGCCGCTGGGGTGGAGCTcgtccccgccggggccgcgccgcagtgcggtggcggcggccggggagagagcgagagagagacgGCGTCGAACGCGCGCCGCCGAGggccgagagagagagagggccgAGAGGGGGGGCGAGGCGCGGGCCTCGCCCCCGGGCTTCCCCCCCGTGCGGGCGGCTGTCTGCGGGTGGGTACCCGGCGGGTACCGTGCCGTGCTGCCGCGCGCGCGTCGGGCGGGAGGGCCGGGGAACGGGGGTTGTGACCCCCTCCTCCTTCGCCGGTCCCCCTCTGTCGCGGTCTCCGGCGCGCGAGGGCGCCGTCGTTCTCTCGTCTCTGTCCCCGCCGAGGCCGCCGcgcgccgcccggccggcgTCCTTCGGGGCCGTCTCCGCCGCGCTCCCTTTTCGGTTCTCGCTTACGGGATGGGGTCTCCCGTTCTCCGCGCCTCTCCCTCCGGTTCGCCCCTCCTCGTCCCCCGGCGCGCGGgcgccggcgggggcggcggtaGGGGCGGGACGGCCGGGTcggcagggaggaaggaaaagccgTCCGTCGGCCGGCCGGCCCCGTCGGCCGGTGCGGCGGCGCAGCTCTGGGCTTGCGACCTCAGATCAGACGTGGCGACCCGCTGAATTTAAGCATATTAGTCAGCGGAGGAAAAGAAACTAACGAGGATTCCCTCAGTAACGGCGAGCGAAGAGGGAAGAGCCCAGCGCCGAATCCCCGCCCCGCGGTGGGGCGCGGGACATGTGGCGTACAGAAGCCCCCCTCCCCGGCGGCGCTCTCGGGGGACCCAAGTCCTTGTGATCGAGGCCGCAGCCCGCGGACGGTGTGAGGCCGGTAGCGGCCCCCCGGCGTGCCGGGCCCGGGGCTTCTCGGAGTCGGGTTGCTTGGGAATGCAGCCCAAAGCGGGTGGTAAACTCCATCTAAGGCTAAATACCGGCACGAGACCGATAGCCAACAAGTACCGTAAGGGAAAGTTGAAAAGAACTTTGAAGAGAGAGTTCAAGAGGGCGTGAAACCGTTAAGAGGTAAACGGGTGGGGCCCGCGCAGTCCGCCCGGAGGATTCAACCCGGCCAGTTGCGGTCGGCCGGCGCGGGTTCGGCGGATCCTCGCCTCCGCCTCCCCTCCGTCCCCCGGGCGAACCCGTccgcgggggcgggccggggggggcGGGCCGGTGCGGGgaccgccgcccggccggcggcCGGCCCTGGCCGGGCGCATTTCCTCCGCGGCGGTGCGCCGCGACCGGCTCCGGGTCGGCTGGGAAGGCCTCCGGCGGGCAGGTGGCCCGGCGCCGCGCGAGCGGCTGCCGGGTGTTAGAGCCCCCGGGCAGCAGGTCTCGCCGAATCCCGGGGCCGAGGGAGAGGACCGCCGCCGCGCCCTCCTCCCCCCCCGTCGGCGGCGCCGTGGCGGGGGGCGTCGCCCCCCTCGGGGGGCGGCGTCCTCGCAGCGCGGCGTTTCGCGCGGGGGtgcgggggccgggcccgccggcccCCGGCGCCGCTGTCAACCGGGGCGGACTGCGCTCAGTGCGCCCCGAccgcgcggcgccgccgggccgggctcacGGGCCGCGCTGGGGCGCCCGGGGTCCGCGGCGATGTCGGCTACCCACCCGACCCGTCTTGAAACACGGACCAAGGAGTCTAGCACGTGCGCGAGTCAGGGGCCGTCGTCGAAAGCCCGCGGCGCAATGAAGGTGagggccggcgcgcgccggctgAGGTGGGATCCCGGGGCGCGTGTCGCGCCTGGCAGCCCCGGGCGCACCACCGGCCCGTctcgcccgccgccccctcgcGGGGCCGGGGAGGTGGAGCGTGAGCGTCCGTGCTAGGACCCGAAAGATGGTGAACTATGCCTGGGCAGGGCGAagccagaggaaactctggtgGAGGTCCGTAGCGGTCCTGACGTGCAAATCGGTCGTCCGACCCGGGTCTAGGGGCGAAAGACTAATCGAACCATCTAGTAGCTGGTTCCCTCCGAAGTTTCCCTCAGGATAGCTGGCACTCGGCAATGGGCAGTTTTACCCGGTAAAGCGAATGATTAGAGGTCTTGGGGCCGAAACGATCTCAACCTATTCTCAAACTTTCAATGGGTAAGGGGGCCGGCTCGCTGGCGTGGAGCCGCGCCGTGGAATGCGAGTGCTCAGTGGGCCACTTTTGGTAAGCAGAACTGGCGCTGCG harbors:
- the LOC135292203 gene encoding basic proline-rich protein-like, translated to MFNCCSHGTLLHFGLQSSRLNICYYHQDLHLRRLHPGPRPRLRGAPQRPSYSSRPSPRGHRTAGDGRINQHLFWALMSVGIGRLNPAFGSSRSASSAYQKWPTEHSHSTARLHASEPAPLPIETAPGAGGPGPRTPARNAALRGRRPPRGATPPATAPPTGGEEGAAAVLSLGPGIRRDLLPGGSNTRQPLARRRATCPPEAFPADPEPVAAHRRGGNAPGQGRPPAGRRSPHRPAPPGPPPRTELRRRTGRRGRPADGRLFLPPCRPGRPAPTAAPAGARAPGDEEGRTGGRGAENGRPHPVSENRKGSAAETAPKDAGRAARGGLGGDRDERTTAPSRAGDRDRGGPAKEEGVTTPVPRPSRPTRARQHGTVPAGYPPADSRPHGGEARGRGPRLAPPLGPLSLSALGGARSTPSLSRSLPGRRHRTAARPRRGRAPPQRLAPGAGSYGALPESAFRGTKALRGRPRPRRRPPGRRERIEAAEGNRSPRRAPTAFPPGTGRPPPPPPTAGNGPARRPQPRRRGGPRTAIDRQATLRQAETPPRVPFFGGGPGARARPGLRAEGQHGARRTAGGTAARPTSIARDDTHAHAAGGTTAVGPRTRRLPFAAPRRGRLSPAALQRSRRHAPTTAPPARPPREPLPSERPATGGRTPSPVPEADATETRAGAAGARGRPGGGPAAAAAALPGPPQPRRAVGAPSPGHAPGGRRTAPSRGATPARRAPTRRPGGEAPPRLPARPPFGPHAAGKGDGNATGEARAGTADGAGGRRPAGRPRPPGREGGTLAERRRRRSARGRPRSRASADGGTAERSPQTGWGGGRAGDVRRTAPPVRSRRRPSRGEARPRQGESGQGESAAGAGGRNPAAEERQRARALCRHRPGFEGSGSAGPAARPRAAASPPRPGRREGGAGRPSPARRGYPPPARAAETTAAAGARPVATDTTAGDRRERLPTPQWRRATARRTPAAAGTAAAAAAGRAEPPESLNRRPARRAPFGPRGV